Proteins encoded by one window of Polyangiaceae bacterium:
- a CDS encoding chemotaxis protein CheD: protein MSATPGARLKTYGLGSCIGIVIVDPTSGVTSLTHVALPDSRLNQTLAEQKPFHFADTAIKLVVQKMLASGAAPRKALWRVKLAGGASVLKNSDHFDIGKRNLLAVKKALWQQGMAALAEHVGGSHSRTVLVTVASLDVSLHLGTGQVVQL, encoded by the coding sequence GTGAGCGCCACCCCCGGCGCGCGTCTAAAGACGTACGGGCTGGGCTCCTGTATCGGCATCGTGATCGTGGACCCGACGTCAGGAGTGACGTCGCTAACGCACGTCGCGCTGCCCGACTCGCGGCTCAATCAGACCCTCGCCGAGCAGAAGCCGTTCCACTTCGCCGACACCGCGATCAAGCTCGTGGTGCAGAAAATGCTGGCAAGCGGCGCCGCCCCAAGGAAGGCGCTCTGGCGCGTGAAGCTGGCCGGCGGGGCGAGTGTCCTCAAGAACAGCGACCATTTCGACATCGGCAAGCGCAACCTGCTCGCCGTGAAGAAGGCGCTCTGGCAGCAAGGGATGGCCGCGCTGGCGGAGCACGTCGGGGGTAGCCACAGCCGGACCGTTCTGGTCACGGTCGCGAGCCTCGATGTGTCACTTCATCTTGGTACAGGTCAAGTCGTACAACTCTGA
- a CDS encoding response regulator produces MQVLIADDSAIARMFVKRCAQVAGLADAEFTEAKDGAEAFELATGRDFDLCFMDLNMPKVHGREVLANLAARGTKLRVVVISSAVNEHVRKELTQLGAFRVISKPFSPAELGEVIASATEVAA; encoded by the coding sequence ATGCAGGTGTTGATCGCAGATGATTCGGCAATCGCCCGAATGTTCGTAAAGCGTTGCGCGCAGGTGGCTGGCCTCGCCGACGCAGAATTCACGGAGGCCAAAGATGGCGCCGAAGCGTTCGAACTGGCTACCGGAAGGGACTTCGACCTGTGCTTCATGGACCTGAACATGCCAAAGGTTCATGGTCGTGAGGTGCTCGCCAACCTCGCCGCGCGCGGAACCAAGCTGCGCGTCGTGGTGATCAGTAGCGCCGTCAACGAGCACGTTCGTAAAGAGCTGACGCAGCTGGGTGCCTTTCGAGTGATTTCGAAGCCCTTCTCCCCCGCCGAGCTGGGAGAGGTCATCGCAAGCGCGACGGAGGTAGCAGCATGA